In Acanthochromis polyacanthus isolate Apoly-LR-REF ecotype Palm Island chromosome 18, KAUST_Apoly_ChrSc, whole genome shotgun sequence, the following proteins share a genomic window:
- the LOC110949134 gene encoding LOW QUALITY PROTEIN: tripartite motif-containing protein 16-like (The sequence of the model RefSeq protein was modified relative to this genomic sequence to represent the inferred CDS: deleted 2 bases in 1 codon): MLFGRKLAQEKNLIVLLLLAFNNSHFCSGDRFTGSCNPSQIFKLAESLRGEMVQQGIQMDQNKLSCSICLDLLKDPVTIPCGHIYCLDCIKNCWDRPHLEQVYSCPQCRHMFRLRPDLKKNAVLADLIEELMKTRLQSAAADLCHAGPGDVSWDFCTGRKLKAVKSCLQCLVSYCEQHLQPHYQSPAFEKHRLVDLSKKLQENICSGHNEVVKIFCRTDQQCVCYLCSVDKHRGHNTVSAAAEKNEKQRVVGLNQVQIHQRIQDREKDVRMLQQQVKAINQSADKAVTNSEEIQGLIRRIEKRNSDVKQQIRSKQTDEVRKVRELQEKLKQELVELKMRSSELEQLSQTEDHIQFLQLFSCHISVKPQTHPTSLVFTVCSTLMCTVDVSKTRDKLQDILKEDWTKTSARPEEVSGFKIQSQRAEFSSDRLKTLSQSLQELSNLRTELRNAMAVAPWPTLSPAEPKTRAEFLQYSRHLTLDPNTAHTQLVLSDGNRKAAVTRQIQVYGHHPDRFMEKQQVLSKESLTGRCYWEVEQRPAIVSVAVTYKGISRTGPESAFAYNKKSWALENSNIFVHNRILTLIRGSPSSRIGVYLDHSAGILSFYRVSDTMTLLHRVQTAFAQPLYAGLGINGVGSGKLCQLIYTDVIKEAKSENLFV; this comes from the exons ATGTTGTTTGGGAGAAAACTGGCACAAGAGAAGAATCTGATAGTCCTTCTTCTACTTGCCTTTAACAACAGCCACTTCTGTTCAGGCGACAGGTTTACTGGTTCCTGCAATCCTTCACAGATCTTCAAGTTGGCAG AGTCTCTGAGAGGTGAAATGGTGCAGCAAGGAATTCAGATGGACCAGAATAAACTCAGCTGTTCGATCTGTTTGGATCTACTGAAGGATCCAGTGACTATTCCCTGTGGACACATCTACTGTTTGGACTGTATTAAAAACTGCTGGGATAGACCACATCTGGAGCAAGTCTACAGCTGTCCTCAGTGCAGACACATGTTCAGACTGAGACCTGACTTAAAGAAAAACGCCGTGTTGGCAGATTTAATAGAGGAGCTGATGAAGACAAGACTTCAGTCTGCTGCAGCTGATCTCTGCCATGCTGGACCTGGAGATGTGTCATGGGATTTCTGCACTGGGAGAAAACTGAAAGCTGTGAAGTCCTGTCTGCAGTGTCTGGTCTCTTACTGCGAGCAGCACCTCCAGCCTCACTATCAATCTCCTGCATTTGAGAAACACAGGCTAGTTGACCTGTCCAAGAAGcttcaggagaacatctgctctgGTCACAATGAGGTGGTGAAGATTTTCTGTCGCACTGATCAGCAGTGTGTCTGTTATCTGTGTTCTGTGGATAAACATAGAGGCCACAACAcagtttcagctgcagcagaaaagaaCGAAAAGCAACGGGTTGTTGGGTTGAATCAAGTGCAGATCCATCAGagaatccaggatagagagaAAGATGTGAGGATGCttcagcagcaggtgaaggCCATCAATCAGTCTGCTGACAAAGCTGTAACCAACAGTGAGGAGATCCAAGGTCTGATCCGCCGCATTGAGAAAAGAAACTCTGATGTgaagcagcagatcagatccAAGCAGACAGATGAGGTGAGAAAAGTCAGAGAGCTTCAGGAGAAGTTGAAGCAGGAGCTTGTTGAGTTGAAAATGAGAAGCTCTGAGCTGGAGCAGCTCTCACAAACAGAAGACCACATCCAGTTTCTGCAGTTATTC TCATGTCATATCTCAGTGAAGCCACAAACCCACCCAACATCACTGGTGTTCACCGTCTGCAGTACTTTGATGTGTACAGTGGATGTGTCAAAAACCAGAGATAAACTACAGGATATTCTGAAAGAAGACTGGACCAAGACCTCAGCAAGACCAGAGGAAGTTTCAGGATTCAAGATTCAGTCACAGAGAGCAGAGTTTAGTTCAGATAGATTGAAGACCCTGTCACAGTCATTACAGGAGCTTTCAAATTTGAGAACTGAGTTAAGGAACGCAATGGCTGTTGCCCCATGGCCGACCCTGTCACCAGCAGAACCAAAGACCAGAGCTGAGTTCCTACAGTATTCACGTCACCTCACCctggatccaaacacagcacacacacagttagTGTTGTCTGACGGGAACAGGAAAGCAGCAGTGACGAGACAGATTCAGGTATACGGTCatcatccagacagattcaTGGAAAAGCAGCAGGTCCTGAGCAAagagagtctgactggacgttgttactgggaggtTGAACAAAGACCAGCTATAGTCTCAGTAGCAGTCACATACAAGGGCATTAGCAGAACGGGACCAGAAAGTGCATTTGCGTACAACAAGAAATCTTGGGCATTAGAAAATTCAAACATTTTCGTTCATAACAGAATCCTGACTCTCATCCGTGGCTCTCCGTCCTCCAGAATCGGAGTCTATCTGGATCACAGTGCAGGtattctgtccttctacagagtctctgACACCATGACTTtgctccacagagtccagaccgcATTCGCTCAGCCTCTCTATGCTGGACTTGGAATTAATGGTGTTGGGTCTGGTAAATTGTGTCAGCTCATTTACACAGATGTTATAAAGGAGGCAAAGAGTGAAAATCTGTTTGTGTAA